In one Angustibacter luteus genomic region, the following are encoded:
- a CDS encoding phage portal protein, whose product MTLFRQRVANLDALSDAAGMPRRFGSRSGPRGASQADAMRHSAVWACRRLRANLVSSLPIDQFRMVDGIQVEIPNKPQVLTRPGALHIGGQRATISEWLYATQMELDGCGNTFGLVIERDGLGLPSRIDLFESSGVKVLIRKTGEVRYRVGNKEYSALDIWHERQYVVAGLPIGLSPLAYAAYTIGQYLSAQEFAMQWFDGGGKPAAKMKNTARVLTTEQALAVKSQHEATTTGGGVLVFGKDWEYDMIGADASATSFLETQRFSVADVCRFMDTPADMIDAGTSGSSVTYANIGQRMVSLLVTSIGPAVKRREDTLSTLTSQPRFVKLNTDALLRMDPYTQAQVLGLKVTNRALTPDEWRALDNRPPLTQDQIDTLAELFGRTPPPTAAQPAQGSSSS is encoded by the coding sequence GTGACCCTGTTTCGTCAGCGCGTCGCCAACCTGGACGCGCTCAGCGACGCCGCCGGCATGCCCCGGCGCTTCGGCAGCCGCAGCGGGCCCCGCGGCGCCAGTCAGGCCGACGCGATGCGCCACTCGGCGGTGTGGGCGTGCCGTCGGCTGCGCGCCAACCTCGTCAGCTCGCTGCCGATCGACCAGTTCCGCATGGTCGACGGCATCCAGGTCGAGATCCCCAACAAGCCGCAGGTGCTCACCCGGCCGGGCGCCCTGCACATCGGCGGCCAGCGCGCCACGATCTCCGAGTGGCTGTACGCCACCCAGATGGAACTCGACGGCTGCGGCAACACCTTCGGCCTGGTCATCGAGCGCGATGGCCTCGGCCTGCCCAGCCGCATCGACCTCTTCGAGTCCTCGGGCGTCAAGGTGCTGATCCGCAAGACCGGCGAGGTCCGCTACCGGGTCGGCAACAAGGAGTACTCCGCGCTCGACATCTGGCACGAGCGCCAGTACGTCGTCGCCGGCCTCCCGATCGGGCTGTCGCCGCTGGCCTACGCCGCCTACACGATCGGCCAGTACCTGTCCGCGCAGGAGTTCGCGATGCAGTGGTTCGACGGCGGCGGAAAGCCGGCGGCGAAGATGAAGAACACCGCCCGCGTCCTGACCACCGAGCAGGCGCTCGCGGTCAAGTCCCAGCACGAGGCGACGACCACCGGCGGCGGCGTCCTGGTCTTCGGCAAGGACTGGGAGTACGACATGATCGGCGCCGATGCCTCGGCCACATCGTTCCTCGAGACGCAGCGGTTCTCGGTCGCCGACGTCTGCCGGTTCATGGACACCCCCGCGGACATGATCGACGCCGGCACCTCCGGCTCGTCCGTCACCTACGCGAACATCGGCCAGCGCATGGTCAGCCTGCTGGTCACCTCGATCGGGCCTGCGGTCAAGCGCCGCGAGGACACGCTGTCGACGCTGACCTCCCAGCCGCGGTTCGTGAAGCTGAACACCGACGCGCTGCTCCGGATGGACCCGTACACGCAGGCTCAGGTGCTCGGCCTCAAGGTGACCAACCGGGCACTGACCCCGGACGAGTGGCGCGCGCTGGACAACCGACCGCCACTCACCCAGGACCAGATCGACACCCTCGCCGAGCTGTTCGGCCGCACCCCGCCGCCGACCGCGGCTCAGCCAGCACAAGGGAGTTCGTCGTCATGA
- a CDS encoding HK97 family phage prohead protease, which yields MSALDRILEAAAEARADGIRQSSDRPRERRAGEQPGPALVRVRADRMELRESTTEDGALHFTGYASVYDRGYEMWDFFGPYTEQVTSGAGARSLANPELDVPLVLAHDSLRRIARTTNGTLTLSEDEQGLLADAPSLDAGDADVAYIAPKLRSGLVDEMSFRFVITDGSWSSDWTEYHIEGYDIHRGDVAIVGYGANPYTAGSGLRGQQLPKLEELTESDLRDLERRLDLERSRRGGITRSAGMTFAELCDIDRGTVLPPALV from the coding sequence ATGAGTGCACTCGACCGGATCCTCGAAGCGGCCGCGGAGGCGCGAGCCGACGGCATCCGTCAGTCCAGCGACCGCCCGCGTGAGCGTCGCGCCGGCGAGCAGCCGGGCCCGGCTCTGGTGCGCGTGCGCGCGGACCGGATGGAGCTGCGTGAGTCGACTACCGAGGACGGCGCGCTGCACTTCACCGGCTACGCGTCGGTGTACGACCGCGGCTACGAGATGTGGGACTTCTTCGGCCCGTACACCGAGCAGGTGACCTCGGGGGCCGGCGCGCGGTCGCTGGCCAACCCCGAGCTCGACGTGCCGCTGGTCTTGGCGCACGACTCGCTGCGCCGGATCGCCCGGACCACGAACGGCACGCTGACCCTCAGCGAGGACGAGCAGGGTCTGCTCGCCGATGCGCCGTCGCTGGACGCCGGCGACGCCGACGTCGCGTACATCGCCCCCAAGCTGCGCAGCGGCCTGGTGGACGAGATGTCGTTCCGGTTCGTCATCACCGATGGCAGCTGGTCGAGCGACTGGACCGAGTACCACATCGAGGGCTACGACATCCACCGCGGCGACGTCGCGATCGTCGGCTACGGCGCCAACCCCTACACCGCCGGGTCGGGTCTGCGCGGCCAGCAGCTGCCGAAGCTCGAAGAGCTCACCGAGTCCGACCTGCGCGACCTCGAGCGGCGCCTCGACCTCGAGCGCTCCCGCCGCGGTGGCATCACCCGTTCCGCCGGGATGACGTTCGCCGAGCTATGCGACATCGACCGCGGCACCGTCCTTCCCCCAGCGCTCGTCTGA